In Bacillus cytotoxicus NVH 391-98, the following are encoded in one genomic region:
- the rbsK gene encoding ribokinase, producing the protein MPNIAVVGSISMDLVAVSKKRPKAGETVIGEAFHTVPGGKGANQAVAAARLGANVAMVGAVGNDDYGMSVRKNLENERVFIDHVVPVTDETTGIAHIVLAEEDNSIVVVQGANRLVNQQIVDRAKDLLVKADMVVLQLEIPLETVEYVLTICEEHKIPVMLNPAPAQALSTRILEKATYITPNEHECRIVLDDFESPIEDLLAKYPNKLLMTEGSKGVRFHNGTEIVQVPSISVKVVDTTGAGDTFNGALAVSLAEGEVLEKAIRFANIAGGLSVTKLGAQGGMPTREQVREVQGIVK; encoded by the coding sequence TTGCCAAATATAGCTGTAGTAGGGAGTATTTCAATGGATTTAGTAGCCGTTTCAAAGAAAAGACCGAAAGCTGGAGAAACAGTAATCGGAGAGGCGTTTCATACAGTACCTGGAGGAAAAGGAGCAAATCAGGCTGTTGCCGCAGCTCGCTTAGGGGCCAATGTAGCTATGGTAGGTGCTGTAGGGAATGATGATTACGGCATGAGTGTACGAAAAAATTTAGAGAACGAGCGTGTTTTTATCGATCATGTGGTACCGGTTACAGATGAAACAACAGGCATTGCTCATATCGTTTTAGCAGAAGAAGATAATAGCATTGTTGTTGTGCAAGGTGCCAATCGCCTTGTGAATCAGCAAATTGTTGACCGTGCAAAAGATTTACTTGTAAAGGCAGATATGGTCGTTCTTCAGTTAGAAATTCCGCTTGAGACAGTAGAATATGTGCTTACTATTTGTGAGGAGCATAAGATCCCAGTCATGTTAAATCCAGCTCCAGCACAAGCATTATCGACAAGGATTTTGGAAAAGGCAACATATATTACACCGAATGAACACGAGTGTCGCATTGTACTAGATGATTTTGAATCACCGATTGAAGACTTACTTGCTAAATATCCAAATAAATTATTAATGACAGAAGGAAGTAAAGGAGTTCGATTCCATAATGGTACAGAAATTGTACAAGTGCCAAGTATTTCTGTAAAAGTAGTTGACACGACAGGGGCTGGTGATACATTTAACGGGGCATTAGCAGTTTCGCTTGCAGAAGGAGAAGTGCTTGAAAAAGCAATTCGTTTTGCAAATATAGCCGGTGGCCTTTCTGTAACAAAGCTCGGTGCACAAGGTGGTATGCCAACAAGAGAACAGGTGCGGGAAGTACAGGGGATTGTTAAATGA
- a CDS encoding LacI family DNA-binding transcriptional regulator, with product MSTIKDVAKLAGVSVATVSRVLNKNGYVHEDTLKKVERAIELLDYKPSTVARSLYNKKSRLIGLVVPNIVNPFFPEIARAVEDVAHKQGYTVVLCNSDESLEKEKQYIDVLRQNNVDGFIVATNPENSVNYMNISVPVVAIDRLFNERIPTVYADNYAGIQKATKLLLEKGCNHIAHIRGPRDVSTANERFEGFVDMITEYGLSYMIAESTFDPANSERVARKLLDEYPHIDGIVAGNDLIAIGVVKAALQKGIAIPNDLQIIGFDGISLAEMMCPSITTVAQPIYEMGRIATELLLEQMEGKRLETEHYRLPIEIIERNTTK from the coding sequence ATGAGTACGATTAAAGACGTTGCAAAATTAGCGGGAGTATCTGTTGCGACCGTTTCTAGAGTACTAAATAAAAATGGATACGTTCACGAAGATACATTAAAAAAGGTGGAACGAGCGATTGAACTGTTGGATTATAAACCTAGTACAGTGGCGCGTTCTTTGTATAATAAGAAATCTCGTTTAATTGGCTTAGTCGTTCCAAACATTGTGAATCCATTCTTTCCAGAAATTGCGCGTGCTGTAGAAGATGTAGCGCATAAGCAAGGATACACCGTTGTACTTTGTAATTCTGATGAAAGTTTAGAAAAAGAGAAACAATATATTGATGTACTCAGACAAAATAACGTAGATGGATTTATTGTCGCAACAAATCCTGAAAATAGCGTGAATTACATGAATATATCTGTACCAGTTGTGGCAATTGATCGCCTATTTAATGAGCGGATTCCCACAGTATATGCAGATAATTATGCGGGGATTCAAAAAGCAACAAAGTTACTGTTAGAGAAAGGGTGTAACCATATTGCTCATATACGTGGACCGCGTGATGTAAGTACTGCAAATGAACGCTTTGAAGGTTTTGTTGATATGATTACGGAATACGGTCTTTCTTATATGATTGCGGAAAGTACGTTTGACCCAGCAAATAGTGAGCGTGTTGCGAGGAAATTACTAGACGAATATCCGCATATTGATGGTATTGTAGCAGGAAATGATTTGATTGCAATTGGTGTCGTAAAGGCTGCTTTACAAAAGGGGATTGCTATTCCTAACGATTTACAAATTATTGGGTTTGATGGCATTTCTTTAGCGGAAATGATGTGTCCATCTATTACGACTGTTGCACAACCTATTTATGAGATGGGACGTATTGCGACCGAATTGTTATTAGAACAAATGGAAGGAAAACGGTTAGAAACAGAACATTACCGTTTGCCGATTGAAATTATCGAACGAAATACAACGAAATAA
- a CDS encoding MarR family winged helix-turn-helix transcriptional regulator, which yields MPNDITHIDKIQTLAFSIGKKMQMELLEQMQASGLTPPQFYILKILENYGASRATKLAKKMYVKPSAITVMIDRLIDQELVERYQDKDDRRVVIIELTKKGKAKVEDAKNARNEHIAKYFSQLELQERKDLLRLFEKLETIVCGTNEKKELI from the coding sequence ATGCCAAATGATATTACTCATATTGATAAAATTCAAACTCTAGCATTCTCTATAGGAAAGAAAATGCAAATGGAGTTATTGGAACAAATGCAAGCATCAGGACTTACACCACCGCAATTTTATATTTTAAAAATTTTAGAGAACTATGGTGCCTCACGAGCGACAAAATTAGCGAAAAAAATGTATGTAAAACCAAGTGCAATTACAGTAATGATTGATCGTTTAATTGATCAAGAACTAGTTGAACGCTATCAAGATAAAGATGATCGTCGTGTTGTGATCATTGAATTAACGAAAAAGGGGAAAGCGAAAGTAGAAGATGCGAAGAATGCTCGTAATGAGCACATTGCAAAATATTTCTCGCAATTAGAATTACAAGAAAGAAAAGACTTATTACGCCTGTTTGAAAAATTAGAAACAATTGTTTGCGGGACAAATGAGAAAAAAGAGCTAATTTAA
- a CDS encoding ABC transporter permease → MLANPEKQTEVIHYEKSPSGFSIMWRELRKDKLALFSLFFLAIILIAVYTTSFIMKQEDIVRVDLFSIYSPPSAEHWLGTDYGGRDIFGQLIIGTRNSFTIGLAITVISCLIGLTIGLIAGYFGGVVDNIIMRIIDFVMVLPFLMLVIVFITLVPKFNILTFILIMSIFLWTGKARLIRSKVLTEKELDYVSASKTLGTPNWKIILFQVLPNLSSIIIVSVTLNLAGNIGIESGLTFLGFGLPESTPSLGTLVSYARNPDVLQDKWWIWLPASIMILVLMLCINFIGQALRRSADARQRKG, encoded by the coding sequence ATGTTAGCAAACCCTGAAAAACAAACTGAGGTCATTCATTACGAAAAAAGCCCATCTGGTTTTTCCATCATGTGGCGCGAACTTCGTAAAGATAAACTTGCATTGTTCTCATTATTCTTTTTAGCTATTATCTTAATAGCCGTTTACACAACATCCTTTATTATGAAGCAAGAAGATATTGTACGAGTAGATTTATTTTCCATTTACTCACCTCCTTCTGCTGAACATTGGCTAGGAACAGATTACGGCGGACGCGATATTTTTGGACAGCTCATTATCGGTACGCGCAACTCCTTTACAATCGGTTTAGCAATTACTGTTATTTCGTGCTTAATCGGTCTTACAATCGGTTTAATTGCTGGCTATTTTGGAGGAGTCGTTGACAATATTATTATGCGCATTATCGACTTTGTCATGGTTCTACCATTTTTAATGCTCGTTATCGTATTTATTACACTTGTTCCTAAGTTCAATATCCTTACATTTATTTTAATTATGAGCATTTTCTTATGGACAGGAAAAGCACGGTTAATTCGCTCCAAAGTATTAACCGAAAAAGAGCTCGATTATGTATCAGCGTCAAAAACATTAGGAACGCCAAACTGGAAAATTATCCTTTTCCAAGTACTACCTAACTTAAGTTCTATTATTATCGTCAGCGTTACTTTGAATCTTGCTGGAAACATCGGAATTGAATCTGGTTTAACATTCCTAGGATTTGGTTTACCAGAAAGTACACCAAGTCTAGGTACACTTGTTAGCTATGCTAGAAACCCGGATGTACTACAAGATAAATGGTGGATTTGGTTACCTGCATCAATCATGATTTTAGTGTTGATGCTGTGTATAAATTTTATTGGTCAAGCGCTCCGTCGTTCGGCTGATGCAAGACAAAGAAAAGGTTAA
- the opp4B gene encoding oligopeptide ABC transporter permease → MWKFILRRFLIMIPQLFILSILVFMLAKAMPGDALTGRAANNPKADPKIIEEQREKLGLNDPVTTQYVRWIKNALQGDFGISYAHKLKVTDLIGERLGNTVLLALVILILTYLIAIPLGIISGRWNDTLGDRLITLYNYLGFATPLFIFALIMLFLFGFKFPIFPTGGSVDPQITTGTFAYYMSKLNHLLLPALSGALIATVGTVQYLRSEIIDTKHKDFVRTVRAKGVPESKVYSRHILRNSFLPIAAFLGYEITGLVGGAIFLENIFSYPGIGQLFMQSISQRDFSVITALVLFTGFATLLGTLLSDIILSIVDPRIRID, encoded by the coding sequence ATGTGGAAGTTTATACTGCGAAGATTCTTAATTATGATTCCGCAGCTATTTATATTAAGTATCCTCGTCTTCATGCTTGCGAAAGCAATGCCAGGAGATGCATTAACTGGTAGAGCTGCAAATAATCCAAAAGCAGACCCAAAAATTATTGAAGAACAACGCGAAAAATTAGGATTAAATGACCCTGTTACAACCCAATATGTACGCTGGATTAAAAATGCCTTACAAGGTGATTTTGGTATTTCTTACGCACATAAATTAAAAGTAACCGACTTAATTGGGGAACGCCTGGGGAATACAGTATTACTCGCTCTTGTCATTCTTATTCTGACTTACTTAATTGCGATTCCACTTGGCATTATTAGCGGACGTTGGAATGATACATTAGGCGACCGACTCATTACACTATACAACTACTTAGGATTTGCAACACCTTTATTTATATTTGCATTAATTATGCTATTTCTTTTCGGATTTAAATTCCCGATATTTCCAACAGGAGGTAGTGTCGATCCGCAAATTACGACCGGTACATTTGCTTACTATATGAGTAAGTTGAATCACTTACTATTGCCCGCTCTATCTGGAGCATTAATTGCTACAGTTGGTACTGTACAATATTTGAGAAGTGAAATTATTGATACAAAACATAAAGACTTTGTACGCACAGTACGAGCAAAAGGGGTTCCGGAATCAAAAGTGTATTCTAGACATATTTTACGAAACTCATTCTTACCAATTGCAGCATTTCTAGGTTATGAAATTACCGGATTAGTTGGTGGAGCGATATTTTTAGAAAATATCTTTAGCTATCCAGGTATCGGACAATTATTTATGCAATCCATTTCCCAACGTGACTTTAGTGTCATAACAGCCCTCGTTTTATTTACTGGATTCGCAACGTTACTTGGAACTCTCCTTTCAGATATCATTCTAAGCATCGTTGACCCACGTATTCGTATTGATTAA
- a CDS encoding MDR family MFS transporter gives MKQQGGKKRGLLLVGLVIAILFAALDGTIVGTAMPRIVGELGGLSLMTWLVTAYMLTSTTIVPIAGKLADLLGRRNVYMTGLIIFMIGSALCGMANGMTELIIFRGIQGLGGGIMMPMAMIIIGDMFTGKERAKWQGIVGALYGLASVIGPQVGGWIVDAVNWRWVFYINLPVGIVATIFIAMGLHSHKQTGPIKIDIAGIFTMIVGVVSLLLALTFGGKDYAWDSWQIIGLFSLALIGIVSFVFVETKAEEPILPMHFFKNRTFTLLNAIGFFMSIGMFGAIMFVPFFMQGIVGVSAAESGTIMTPMMITMIVTSIIGGRLVLKVGVKPQIIVGMLIMAGGFWLLTTMDMHTSKLVATSYMIIIGLGVGLVMPTLTLALQESFPKKNLGVVTSSSQFFRQIGGTFGITILGSIMNNTSSTILTEKLVPVLEKFPPQAGQIVTKFKDMIHTDPQGLYSMLFSPEVLKKMPEVFSTSIVPILKNSLLDSLHSVFLAGLVFTVVGAIFTIFLEKIKLSDRKKGAEEVVEGEEKHTNGSYS, from the coding sequence ATGAAACAACAGGGTGGTAAAAAAAGGGGATTATTGTTGGTTGGTTTAGTGATTGCGATATTATTTGCAGCGTTAGATGGAACAATCGTCGGTACAGCGATGCCGCGTATTGTCGGCGAACTAGGTGGATTAAGCTTAATGACATGGCTAGTAACAGCTTACATGCTAACATCTACGACAATTGTACCGATTGCAGGTAAATTAGCGGATTTATTAGGACGCCGTAACGTATATATGACAGGATTAATTATCTTTATGATTGGTTCAGCATTATGTGGTATGGCAAATGGTATGACAGAATTGATTATTTTCCGCGGTATTCAAGGTCTTGGCGGAGGTATTATGATGCCGATGGCTATGATTATTATTGGAGATATGTTCACGGGGAAAGAGCGTGCGAAATGGCAAGGTATTGTTGGCGCTTTATATGGTCTTGCTTCAGTCATTGGTCCGCAAGTTGGTGGTTGGATTGTAGATGCAGTTAACTGGAGATGGGTGTTTTACATTAACTTACCAGTTGGTATTGTCGCAACAATCTTTATTGCGATGGGATTACACTCACATAAGCAAACAGGACCTATTAAAATTGACATTGCTGGAATTTTTACGATGATTGTTGGAGTTGTAAGTTTATTACTTGCATTAACATTCGGCGGAAAAGATTACGCATGGGATTCTTGGCAAATTATCGGATTGTTTAGTTTAGCTTTAATTGGTATTGTAAGCTTTGTATTTGTGGAAACAAAAGCTGAGGAACCAATCTTACCGATGCATTTCTTTAAAAATCGTACATTTACACTATTGAATGCGATTGGTTTCTTTATGAGTATTGGAATGTTTGGTGCAATTATGTTCGTTCCATTCTTTATGCAAGGAATTGTAGGAGTAAGTGCAGCTGAATCTGGGACGATTATGACACCGATGATGATTACAATGATTGTGACGAGTATTATTGGTGGTCGACTTGTCTTAAAAGTTGGCGTGAAGCCGCAGATTATTGTTGGTATGTTGATTATGGCTGGTGGCTTCTGGTTATTAACAACAATGGATATGCATACAAGCAAGCTTGTAGCGACTTCTTATATGATCATTATCGGTTTAGGTGTGGGGCTTGTAATGCCAACATTGACATTGGCATTACAAGAAAGTTTCCCGAAAAAGAATCTTGGTGTTGTAACCTCATCCAGTCAATTTTTTCGGCAAATTGGAGGAACATTTGGAATTACAATCTTAGGATCCATTATGAATAATACTTCAAGCACCATTTTAACTGAAAAATTAGTACCCGTATTAGAGAAGTTTCCACCACAAGCTGGACAGATTGTAACAAAATTTAAAGATATGATTCATACAGATCCACAAGGGTTATATTCTATGCTGTTTAGTCCAGAGGTATTGAAAAAAATGCCAGAAGTATTTTCTACAAGTATCGTTCCTATTTTGAAGAATTCGTTATTGGATTCATTGCATAGTGTATTTTTAGCGGGATTAGTATTTACTGTTGTTGGTGCTATCTTTACGATTTTCTTAGAGAAGATTAAGCTTTCTGATCGAAAGAAAGGTGCAGAAGAGGTAGTAGAAGGAGAAGAGAAACATACAAATGGATCCTATTCATAA
- a CDS encoding ABC transporter ATP-binding protein, translating to MALLKVNDLKVHFPIKGGFFGRTLDYVHAVDGVSFELQPGETYGIVGESGSGKSTTGKAIMHLTKATGGSIVFNNKDLTKLSRSELREQRKNIQMIFQDPYSSLNPKKRVLDIIAEPLRNFEKLSPDEERRIVQKYLEKVGLNPESIYKYPHEFSGGQRQRIGIARALTLKPKLIIADEPVSALDVSVQAQVLNFLQDLQAELGLTYLFISHDLGVIRHMCNRIGVMYRGRLVEEATSAEIYNNPQHIYTKRLIAAIPDIRPENRKQKSTLRRQVQEEYEQSHKNYFNENGRAYDLKPISPTHRVALP from the coding sequence ATGGCACTGCTTAAAGTAAATGATTTAAAAGTACACTTTCCAATTAAAGGCGGCTTCTTTGGACGCACGCTAGACTACGTGCACGCTGTTGATGGAGTGAGCTTTGAACTACAACCTGGTGAAACATACGGGATTGTTGGTGAATCAGGAAGTGGAAAATCAACTACAGGTAAAGCGATTATGCATTTAACAAAAGCAACGGGCGGTAGCATTGTTTTTAACAATAAAGATTTAACAAAATTAAGCCGTTCTGAACTGCGTGAACAAAGAAAAAATATTCAAATGATTTTCCAAGATCCATACTCATCGTTAAATCCAAAGAAACGTGTTCTCGATATTATCGCAGAGCCATTACGAAACTTTGAAAAGCTCTCACCTGATGAAGAAAGAAGAATCGTCCAAAAATATCTTGAAAAAGTTGGACTAAATCCAGAATCTATTTATAAATATCCACATGAATTTTCTGGTGGACAAAGACAGCGGATTGGCATCGCGCGCGCATTAACACTAAAACCAAAATTAATTATTGCTGATGAACCAGTATCTGCGCTCGACGTTTCTGTACAAGCACAAGTGCTAAACTTCTTACAAGATCTACAAGCTGAGCTCGGATTAACATACTTATTTATTAGTCATGATTTAGGTGTAATTCGGCATATGTGTAACCGCATCGGGGTTATGTATCGTGGTCGCCTTGTGGAAGAAGCAACAAGTGCTGAAATTTATAATAATCCACAGCACATTTATACGAAACGATTGATCGCAGCAATTCCTGATATCCGACCTGAAAATAGAAAACAAAAAAGTACGTTACGGCGGCAAGTACAAGAAGAATACGAGCAATCACATAAAAATTATTTTAATGAAAACGGCCGTGCTTATGATTTAAAACCAATCTCGCCAACACACCGGGTGGCATTACCATAA
- a CDS encoding ABC transporter ATP-binding protein → MKNSLLRIENLQTSFRIRDQYHAAVDNVSLTVHENEIVAIVGESGCGKSALALSIMRLHNEANTKLQGHLYYKDKDLLTMSAAEMNKIRGSNIGMIFQEPLTALDPLMTVGKQIEENLDYHTNLSKAEKKERTLELLHQVGIPKPELTYKQYPHELSGGMRQRIVIAIAIACKPALVIADEPTTALDVTIQAQIVDLLKSIQEQTKMGIILITHDLSIVAETADRVVVMYAGQIVETGKVEEIFNHPLHPYTRSLLHSIPSAYTEKEKLHVIQGVVPTLAKLPRTGCRFKDRIPWITSDKHEENPVLHEAKPGHWVRCTCYKHFDFQDKKGDDVTHGTA, encoded by the coding sequence ATGAAGAATTCGCTTCTTCGCATTGAAAACTTACAGACATCCTTTCGTATACGAGATCAGTATCATGCAGCGGTTGATAATGTCTCTTTAACTGTACATGAAAATGAAATTGTTGCTATTGTCGGTGAGTCTGGATGTGGTAAGAGTGCACTTGCCCTTTCCATTATGCGATTGCACAATGAAGCTAATACAAAATTGCAAGGTCATCTTTATTATAAAGATAAAGATTTATTGACCATGTCAGCCGCAGAAATGAATAAAATACGCGGTTCAAATATCGGAATGATTTTCCAAGAACCTCTTACAGCATTAGATCCTCTTATGACAGTTGGAAAACAAATTGAAGAAAACTTAGACTATCATACAAATCTCTCAAAAGCAGAAAAGAAAGAACGCACCTTAGAACTCCTTCATCAAGTTGGGATTCCAAAACCAGAACTTACTTATAAACAATACCCACACGAACTCTCTGGCGGAATGAGACAAAGAATTGTTATCGCAATTGCAATCGCATGTAAACCAGCGCTTGTCATTGCGGATGAACCCACAACTGCTCTTGATGTAACAATTCAAGCACAAATTGTAGACCTACTAAAATCTATTCAAGAACAAACGAAAATGGGCATTATTTTAATTACACATGATTTAAGCATTGTTGCTGAGACTGCTGATCGCGTTGTTGTTATGTATGCAGGACAAATTGTAGAGACAGGTAAAGTGGAAGAGATTTTTAATCATCCTCTTCACCCATATACACGCTCTTTACTACATTCTATTCCATCTGCATATACCGAAAAAGAAAAATTACACGTAATCCAAGGGGTTGTTCCTACTTTAGCGAAACTCCCTCGCACAGGTTGCCGCTTCAAAGATAGAATTCCGTGGATTACATCTGACAAACATGAAGAAAATCCTGTTTTACATGAAGCAAAACCAGGTCATTGGGTACGCTGCACTTGTTATAAACATTTCGACTTCCAAGATAAGAAAGGAGATGACGTTACTCATGGCACTGCTTAA
- the glpT gene encoding glycerol-3-phosphate transporter, protein MFLTQLFKPAPHKERLPADRIDSEYRKLRLQVFLGIFIGYAGYYFVRKNFSLAMPYLVEQGFSKGELGIILSAVSIAYGISKFIMGIVSDRCNPRYFLAAGLFLSGIINIIFGSFSFITTSIILMFVLQFLNGWVQGMGWPPCGRTMVHWFSISERGTKMSIWNVAHNVGGALMPSLVTLGLYLFANDWKSIFYFPGILSILVGIYVLITMRDTPQSCGLPSIEEHTGEYPADEKVKDRERELSVKEILFKYVLNNKFLWYIAIANVFVYFVRYGVVDWAPTYLVEEKSFTHNSSRTAYALYEWAGIPGTLLCGWMSDKLFKGRRAPAGILFMVGVFISVLVYWLNPAGHPIIDSIALVAIGFLIYGPVMLIGLHALDLAPKKAAGTAAGLTGFFGYLGGASFASAAMGFIVDAFGWNGGFILLLTSCLLAIIFLALTLNTGSAKSKQA, encoded by the coding sequence ATGTTTTTAACTCAGTTGTTTAAACCTGCGCCACATAAAGAGCGCTTGCCTGCTGATCGCATCGACAGTGAATACCGCAAATTGCGCTTACAAGTGTTTTTAGGTATTTTTATCGGTTATGCAGGTTATTACTTTGTTCGAAAGAATTTTTCATTAGCAATGCCCTATCTAGTCGAACAAGGATTTAGTAAAGGAGAACTTGGGATTATCCTTTCGGCCGTATCTATTGCGTACGGAATAAGCAAGTTTATTATGGGAATTGTATCCGACCGCTGTAATCCCCGTTACTTTTTAGCAGCAGGTCTCTTTTTATCTGGTATCATTAACATTATTTTCGGTTCATTTTCTTTCATTACAACAAGCATTATCCTTATGTTTGTACTTCAATTTTTAAATGGTTGGGTACAAGGAATGGGTTGGCCTCCTTGTGGACGTACAATGGTGCACTGGTTCTCTATTAGTGAACGCGGTACGAAAATGTCCATTTGGAACGTTGCTCATAATGTCGGTGGTGCTCTTATGCCATCACTCGTTACATTAGGACTATATTTATTCGCTAATGATTGGAAAAGTATATTCTACTTCCCAGGTATTCTTTCTATTTTAGTTGGAATTTATGTATTAATTACAATGCGTGATACACCTCAATCTTGCGGTTTACCATCAATTGAAGAACATACAGGAGAATATCCAGCTGATGAGAAAGTAAAAGATCGTGAACGCGAACTTTCAGTAAAGGAAATTTTATTCAAATATGTACTGAACAATAAATTTCTATGGTACATCGCAATTGCAAATGTATTTGTATACTTTGTGCGTTACGGTGTTGTAGACTGGGCTCCTACTTATTTAGTAGAAGAAAAAAGCTTTACACATAATAGTTCTCGTACTGCTTATGCTCTATATGAATGGGCTGGGATTCCAGGTACACTTCTTTGCGGCTGGATGAGTGATAAACTCTTTAAAGGACGCCGTGCACCTGCTGGTATTTTATTTATGGTGGGGGTATTTATTTCCGTTCTTGTATACTGGTTAAATCCAGCTGGTCATCCAATCATTGATAGTATCGCTCTAGTAGCAATTGGATTCTTAATTTATGGACCAGTTATGCTAATTGGATTACATGCACTTGACTTGGCACCAAAAAAAGCAGCTGGAACTGCTGCTGGTTTAACTGGATTCTTTGGTTACCTGGGCGGAGCATCATTTGCTAGCGCTGCGATGGGCTTTATTGTAGATGCTTTCGGCTGGAATGGTGGATTTATTTTACTACTTACATCTTGCTTACTTGCAATCATCTTCTTAGCCCTTACTTTAAACACAGGTTCAGCAAAATCAAAACAAGCTTAA